In Corynebacterium ulcerans, one genomic interval encodes:
- a CDS encoding ABC transporter ATP-binding protein yields MMEGMTNAEIEPRNPDLLLDFSEVEFKRGGKTLVGPVEWQVELDERWVILGPNGAGKTTLIRMAAAEEFPSKGKLWIMGEQLGRTDMRDLRAMIGVSSSALGNRIPADEKVSDLVISAGYAILGRWREEYEEWDLGRATEILEQVGAYHLADQTWGTLSEGERKRVLVARALMTNPELLLLDEPTAGMDLGGREDLVAYLGELAMDADAPAIVMITHHVEEVPPGFTHALLLDEGAVVAQGLIDDVITSENLTRAFHQPIAVDKIDGRYFARRQKRATKHRK; encoded by the coding sequence ATGATGGAAGGCATGACAAACGCTGAGATCGAGCCCCGTAACCCTGATCTACTCCTCGACTTTTCCGAGGTGGAATTCAAACGTGGCGGTAAAACATTGGTTGGTCCTGTTGAGTGGCAGGTTGAGCTCGATGAGCGATGGGTGATTTTGGGACCGAATGGTGCCGGAAAAACCACGTTGATTCGTATGGCTGCCGCCGAGGAATTTCCCTCCAAAGGAAAGCTGTGGATTATGGGGGAACAACTCGGCCGGACAGATATGCGCGATCTACGTGCAATGATCGGCGTTTCCTCGTCCGCTCTGGGCAACCGAATCCCCGCGGATGAGAAAGTGTCCGACCTAGTTATCTCCGCAGGCTATGCGATCTTGGGACGCTGGCGGGAAGAATATGAAGAGTGGGACCTGGGACGAGCCACGGAAATTTTAGAGCAAGTCGGCGCCTATCACCTTGCAGATCAAACCTGGGGAACGCTGAGCGAGGGCGAGCGCAAGCGAGTCTTGGTAGCCCGCGCGTTGATGACCAACCCGGAGCTTTTGCTTCTCGACGAACCAACGGCTGGCATGGATCTCGGCGGCAGGGAAGACCTGGTGGCTTATCTTGGCGAGCTCGCGATGGACGCCGATGCCCCGGCGATCGTCATGATTACTCACCATGTGGAAGAAGTTCCTCCTGGCTTTACCCATGCTTTGCTTCTCGACGAAGGCGCAGTGGTAGCACAAGGCCTCATCGATGACGTGATCACTAGCGAAAACCTGACCAGGGCGTTCCACCAGCCAATTGCTGTGGATAAGATAGATGGGCGGTATTTTGCCCGACGGCAAAAACGCGCAACGAAGCATCGCAAGTAG
- a CDS encoding NUDIX hydrolase, translating to MHEPEEILGLGGAKLAVTVLMVRDSPLGMEVYVQERVSSMPTFPNTTVFPGGGVDARDFELSHEDALYDTFGGPSLMHWARVLGTNRNRARALLFAAVRELFEETGTLLASHADGRPILDATPYHSQRLALESHRLSLSQVLERNGLMLRSELLRPSTRWVSPDEDERRFDMFSFVAVQPPGQEPDGNTSEAASTGWFSPELILDGWRAGLLRLVFPTWAQLWTLNQFDCVTDLLTHLRKADMKPYKGIPEYDPLYEEFFTYVPPKRF from the coding sequence ATGCACGAACCTGAGGAGATATTGGGCCTTGGCGGCGCCAAGCTTGCTGTCACCGTATTGATGGTTCGCGATTCTCCGCTAGGAATGGAAGTGTATGTGCAAGAGCGCGTGTCCTCTATGCCCACGTTCCCTAACACCACCGTCTTTCCTGGCGGTGGCGTTGACGCTCGCGATTTTGAACTGAGCCATGAAGACGCTCTCTATGACACTTTTGGTGGCCCAAGCCTGATGCATTGGGCCCGAGTACTAGGAACTAATCGCAATCGAGCTCGAGCGCTATTATTTGCTGCGGTACGTGAACTTTTTGAAGAAACCGGCACCCTTCTTGCCTCACATGCAGATGGCCGCCCGATTTTAGACGCCACTCCCTACCACTCGCAGCGCTTGGCTCTAGAAAGTCACCGACTTTCCCTCTCTCAGGTGCTGGAACGCAACGGGTTGATGCTGCGATCAGAATTGCTACGCCCCTCGACCCGGTGGGTAAGCCCCGATGAGGACGAGCGCCGATTTGATATGTTTTCCTTCGTCGCCGTGCAACCCCCAGGACAAGAACCTGACGGAAACACCAGCGAGGCGGCATCCACCGGATGGTTTTCCCCCGAGCTCATCTTGGATGGTTGGCGGGCAGGACTCCTACGTCTAGTCTTTCCCACATGGGCGCAGCTATGGACTCTCAACCAGTTCGATTGCGTAACTGACTTGCTCACTCATTTAAGAAAAGCGGATATGAAGCCCTATAAAGGCATCCCTGAGTACGATCCTCTCTACGAAGAGTTTTTCACGTATGTTCCTCCCAAACGTTTTTAA
- a CDS encoding THUMP-like domain-containing protein: protein MSFHPAEVRFLITHEEKITDAERRLTADHPMTKASAIKDSAFFRSEFGDYGRAAMELVSSRSAAQGKLPSQWLMCHESAQQATPLVVAQRRAERIAAYYPQGLVHDVTCSIGTEGAAITEAGMDYHGSDLDQARLLMAQFNEPRGLYSRADALRPASTSESIIVADPARRAGGRRITSPAQLIPPLPSLVETWQGHELAIKCAPGLDFSEWDGLVSVASVNGGVKEACLYTAGLSAGETREALLITTSKTECLTDSHRIDIITDRMPSDVGADSPGKYLIDPDGAVVRSGLVRHYARREGLWMLDERIAYLTGDAIPAGRSGFKFIESVPLKKLKTALKKHDCGSLEILVRGVDVDPDVLRKKLGLKGKRPMAVFCTRVGSQGVGLVCEAREYADEPPHTFVH from the coding sequence GTGAGTTTTCATCCCGCTGAGGTGCGTTTCCTTATTACTCATGAGGAAAAAATCACCGATGCAGAACGGCGCCTGACGGCAGACCATCCCATGACCAAAGCAAGCGCCATTAAAGACAGCGCTTTCTTCCGTTCCGAATTTGGCGACTATGGACGCGCAGCGATGGAGCTGGTGAGTTCCCGATCTGCGGCTCAAGGAAAACTTCCTAGCCAGTGGCTTATGTGCCATGAATCAGCACAGCAAGCAACTCCACTTGTGGTAGCTCAACGCAGAGCTGAAAGGATAGCTGCGTATTACCCTCAGGGGTTGGTCCACGATGTCACGTGCTCGATTGGCACGGAGGGCGCTGCAATTACCGAGGCCGGGATGGACTACCACGGCAGCGATCTAGACCAGGCTCGCTTGTTGATGGCCCAGTTTAACGAGCCGCGAGGTCTCTACTCGCGAGCAGATGCCCTCAGGCCGGCGTCGACAAGCGAAAGCATCATAGTAGCCGATCCTGCGCGCCGGGCCGGTGGGCGAAGAATTACTTCTCCGGCGCAGCTTATCCCGCCCCTTCCCAGTCTCGTAGAGACCTGGCAGGGACACGAGCTGGCTATCAAATGCGCCCCGGGTCTTGACTTCTCAGAGTGGGACGGACTTGTGAGCGTGGCAAGCGTGAATGGGGGAGTAAAAGAGGCTTGCTTATACACAGCCGGACTGAGTGCCGGGGAAACCCGCGAGGCGCTTCTTATAACCACATCTAAAACAGAATGCCTTACTGATAGTCACCGTATAGACATAATTACTGATCGTATGCCTTCCGACGTCGGGGCAGACTCCCCAGGGAAGTACCTCATCGATCCAGACGGTGCGGTCGTGAGATCGGGACTCGTGCGCCATTATGCTCGGCGCGAGGGACTGTGGATGCTGGATGAGCGGATCGCATACCTGACGGGTGATGCGATCCCGGCGGGACGTAGTGGTTTTAAATTTATTGAATCCGTGCCACTGAAAAAGCTCAAAACTGCGTTAAAAAAACACGATTGCGGGAGTTTAGAGATCCTTGTACGTGGAGTAGACGTGGACCCGGATGTACTACGAAAGAAGCTCGGGCTTAAAGGTAAGCGGCCTATGGCGGTGTTCTGTACTCGCGTTGGTTCTCAAGGCGTTGGGCTTGTTTGCGAGGCCCGTGAGTACGCAGATGAGCCGCCCCATACTTTTGTGCACTAG
- a CDS encoding electron transfer flavoprotein subunit beta/FixA family protein, with product MPAIVALVKNVPDTWSTKKLESDFTLDRVNVDSVIDEINEYAVEQALRLKESNPDAGYTVVALSAGPAGSEEALRKALAMGADQAILLSDEALAGSDVLGTAWALNNAINQIPDVALIVAGSASSDGAMGAVPGILSEYRQQPALTSMREITLSGNTISGIRETHDGDFALEATLPAIVAVTEKADKPRFPNFKGIMAAKKAEIQQFNLASIGVAPEHVGLAHAATAVTAATERAARQGGDVINTDPRTAAAAIADFLAAEKLI from the coding sequence ATGCCCGCAATCGTGGCTCTGGTCAAAAATGTTCCCGATACATGGTCAACAAAGAAGCTTGAGAGTGATTTCACCCTTGATCGCGTCAATGTTGATTCTGTGATCGATGAGATTAACGAGTACGCGGTGGAACAAGCGCTGCGGCTTAAAGAGTCCAATCCAGATGCTGGGTACACGGTAGTCGCCCTTTCCGCCGGGCCGGCAGGTTCGGAGGAAGCATTGCGGAAGGCGCTCGCTATGGGTGCCGATCAGGCGATTCTGCTCTCGGATGAAGCACTTGCCGGCTCTGATGTTCTGGGGACCGCATGGGCTTTAAATAACGCAATTAACCAGATTCCGGATGTCGCGCTCATCGTGGCAGGCTCTGCCTCTTCCGATGGAGCCATGGGAGCAGTTCCGGGAATACTCAGCGAGTATCGTCAGCAGCCCGCTCTTACCAGCATGCGTGAGATTACTCTGTCGGGGAACACCATCAGCGGTATCCGGGAGACTCATGACGGCGATTTTGCTCTTGAGGCAACACTTCCGGCGATTGTGGCTGTCACAGAAAAAGCAGATAAGCCTCGGTTCCCAAATTTCAAGGGCATTATGGCAGCTAAAAAAGCTGAAATTCAGCAGTTTAACTTGGCATCTATAGGGGTCGCCCCGGAGCACGTGGGGCTTGCACATGCTGCTACCGCTGTTACCGCTGCTACGGAGCGCGCGGCTCGCCAAGGCGGCGACGTGATCAACACAGACCCGCGTACCGCAGCTGCCGCTATCGCAGACTTCCTAGCCGCTGAGAAGCTCATCTAA
- a CDS encoding electron transfer flavoprotein subunit alpha/FixB family protein, whose protein sequence is MSTVYVLVEHADGQVLPATGELFTAARVLGDVTAVVVGTPGTHEPLVSKLAELGATSIVAAQAADVDSRIVIPQADALSMLAAAAPGPILVEAGVHGNEIAGRLAARLASGVLCDVVGINPDRTAHLSVFGDTVDVSAAVGGASPIYTLRPGSVEAVPSPAAGTVSVMEIPTAAVKDVKVTSFTPAVKGDRPDLTSAKVVVAGGRGVESAENFGSIVEPLADALGGAVGATRDAVDLGYYSAQYQIGQTGVTVSPDVYIGLGISGAIQHTSGMQTSKKIIVINNDEDAPFFSIADLGVVGDIHEIAPLLVQEIAQRKA, encoded by the coding sequence ATGTCAACTGTTTACGTACTTGTCGAACACGCCGATGGACAGGTTCTTCCCGCAACAGGAGAGCTTTTCACCGCTGCGCGAGTGCTTGGCGACGTCACAGCCGTCGTCGTCGGTACCCCGGGGACGCATGAGCCGCTCGTGTCTAAGCTGGCCGAGCTTGGCGCCACCTCCATTGTTGCAGCGCAAGCCGCCGACGTGGATTCTCGTATTGTGATCCCACAAGCAGACGCTCTGTCGATGCTTGCAGCAGCCGCGCCGGGGCCGATCCTTGTGGAGGCAGGAGTCCACGGTAATGAAATCGCGGGACGCCTTGCCGCACGTCTTGCCTCTGGTGTGTTGTGCGATGTGGTCGGAATCAACCCTGATAGGACCGCGCATCTTTCTGTGTTTGGTGATACCGTCGATGTTTCTGCCGCAGTCGGGGGCGCAAGCCCGATTTACACATTGCGTCCCGGAAGCGTGGAAGCTGTGCCGTCTCCTGCAGCGGGAACCGTATCTGTCATGGAGATTCCCACTGCCGCCGTGAAGGACGTAAAAGTAACCTCCTTTACTCCAGCGGTTAAGGGCGATCGTCCGGATCTGACTAGCGCAAAGGTCGTCGTGGCAGGTGGTCGCGGAGTGGAATCCGCGGAGAACTTTGGTTCTATCGTTGAGCCGCTTGCCGACGCCCTCGGCGGGGCTGTGGGTGCTACCCGCGATGCTGTTGACCTGGGATACTACTCGGCGCAGTACCAGATCGGGCAAACAGGCGTTACCGTCTCTCCCGATGTGTACATTGGCCTCGGCATCTCTGGTGCTATTCAGCACACATCCGGAATGCAGACGTCAAAGAAAATTATCGTCATCAACAATGATGAGGATGCTCCATTCTTCTCTATTGCAGATCTTGGTGTGGTGGGAGATATCCATGAGATCGCCCCGCTGCTTGTCCAGGAGATTGCTCAGCGGAAAGCCTAG
- a CDS encoding cysteine desulfurase family protein, producing MQSSYFDHAATTPIRKVARDAWLENTHLVNPASQYSSGRAARSVLDTAREEIAELLGCEPIEVLFTGSGTESDNIGVAGLWQASDLTRIVSTGIEHPAVLETLKYLETRGAEVDMLPVGSDGIVSDLAQLDEPAAVAAVMWANNETGALQPIHKVASSAASAGTPLHVDAVQVVGHLPVNFHELGATTLAASAHKFGGPRGIGLLLARRSPAPRPIFHGGGQERGIRSGTVDVAGAAATAAALSEAVAEMEQEQRRVMALRNELRSRILETIDNVVLHTPDDALPGHLHVSFPGAEGDSLIMLLDSLGLEASTGSACSNGVNRASHVLLAAGVEEKIARSTIRFTLGRTTGEADVEKLVQQLPDVVRRARLAGMA from the coding sequence ATGCAGTCGAGTTATTTTGATCATGCCGCAACCACGCCAATCCGTAAGGTTGCGCGAGACGCTTGGCTAGAGAATACGCATCTGGTTAACCCAGCAAGTCAATATAGTTCGGGGCGAGCGGCGCGGAGCGTCCTTGACACCGCGCGCGAGGAAATTGCCGAGTTGCTTGGGTGTGAGCCTATTGAAGTCCTCTTCACCGGCTCAGGTACGGAGTCTGACAATATCGGTGTTGCAGGATTATGGCAGGCCAGCGACCTTACTCGGATCGTTAGCACGGGGATAGAACACCCCGCGGTGCTTGAGACACTGAAGTACCTTGAGACGCGTGGCGCCGAGGTAGACATGCTTCCCGTCGGTTCAGACGGGATTGTCTCGGATCTTGCACAGTTGGATGAACCTGCTGCTGTGGCTGCGGTGATGTGGGCGAATAACGAGACTGGTGCGCTACAGCCAATCCACAAAGTAGCTTCGTCTGCTGCCTCCGCGGGTACGCCTCTCCATGTTGATGCCGTGCAAGTGGTAGGGCATCTTCCCGTGAATTTTCATGAGCTTGGGGCGACCACGCTTGCAGCAAGTGCCCACAAATTTGGTGGGCCTCGGGGCATTGGTTTGTTGTTGGCTCGACGCTCGCCTGCTCCTCGTCCTATTTTCCATGGTGGTGGGCAAGAACGTGGCATTAGATCTGGAACCGTGGATGTGGCTGGGGCTGCGGCTACGGCTGCGGCTTTGTCTGAAGCAGTCGCTGAGATGGAGCAGGAACAACGCAGAGTAATGGCATTGCGCAACGAGCTTCGCAGTCGCATTCTAGAAACGATTGATAACGTTGTGCTGCATACCCCGGACGATGCATTGCCAGGGCACCTTCACGTGTCTTTCCCTGGAGCAGAAGGCGATAGCCTCATTATGCTTCTGGACTCGCTTGGTTTGGAAGCATCCACCGGTTCAGCATGCTCAAACGGAGTGAACAGGGCCAGCCATGTTCTTTTGGCTGCAGGGGTGGAAGAAAAGATTGCCCGCAGCACCATTCGCTTTACTCTTGGCCGGACAACGGGAGAGGCGGACGTCGAGAAGCTTGTGCAACAGCTACCCGACGTGGTCAGGCGTGCGCGTTTAGCCGGTATGGCCTAG
- a CDS encoding spermidine synthase gives MGRKKGGLVSPDLNASNGPVAGVYPTSTGTVELRPDSFMSHAWEVYVNGVPSSHICEDPSRLEYEYMRWIAAAVEWFVTAHASPTALRVTHLGGGACTMARYLAHQYPKSRNTVVELDGELARLARVWFDLPRAPLLKIRVGEAREVTNSFTDASRDVIIRDVFAGDSTPLPLTTVEFFRHCHRSLAPGGLYVANCGDHSDLRGARAELKGMAEVFTHVACISDPAMLKGRRYGNLILIGTDSPLPDLTATQHITRSLLGGGVPAHYKDDAWTRNFMAAGVPRFDPPAA, from the coding sequence ATGGGTAGGAAAAAGGGTGGTCTGGTTTCGCCGGATCTCAACGCTAGTAATGGGCCTGTAGCAGGGGTTTACCCCACGTCTACGGGAACCGTGGAACTTCGACCAGATTCTTTCATGTCTCATGCCTGGGAGGTCTACGTCAACGGGGTACCGTCGAGCCATATATGTGAAGACCCCAGCAGGCTTGAGTACGAGTACATGCGGTGGATTGCCGCAGCCGTAGAGTGGTTTGTCACCGCCCATGCATCGCCGACTGCACTCAGAGTCACCCATTTAGGTGGCGGTGCCTGCACGATGGCTCGCTACTTAGCGCATCAATACCCCAAGTCGCGAAACACCGTAGTGGAATTGGATGGCGAGCTAGCTCGATTAGCTCGCGTATGGTTCGATCTTCCTCGCGCACCGTTGTTAAAGATCCGCGTGGGTGAGGCCAGAGAGGTAACCAATTCTTTTACCGATGCAAGCCGGGATGTGATTATCAGAGACGTCTTCGCTGGTGATTCCACTCCGCTCCCGCTAACAACCGTCGAGTTTTTCCGCCACTGCCACCGCAGCCTCGCGCCGGGAGGGCTTTACGTAGCCAACTGCGGGGACCACTCCGATCTCCGGGGTGCCCGTGCTGAGCTTAAAGGCATGGCAGAAGTTTTTACACACGTCGCCTGTATCTCGGACCCTGCAATGCTCAAGGGGCGGAGGTACGGAAACCTCATACTGATCGGCACAGACTCTCCGCTCCCCGACCTTACAGCGACGCAACACATAACGCGTTCCTTGCTAGGAGGCGGAGTACCTGCCCATTACAAGGACGATGCCTGGACCCGTAACTTCATGGCTGCCGGAGTACCTCGCTTCGATCCACCAGCCGCCTAG
- the mnmA gene encoding tRNA 2-thiouridine(34) synthase MnmA, with product MRVLAAMSGGVDSAVAAARAVAAGHEVVGVHLALSQDPQTVRESSRGCCSLEDSADARRVCDKLGIPFYVWDFSDRFKEDVIDDFISSYEAGETPNPCLRCNEKIKFAALLERGIALGFDAVVTGHYAQLTQPADGGDGYLRRAIDPEKDQSYVLGVLSEKEIAHCMFPVGDTVKPKIREEAAAQGFSVAKKPDSYDICFIPDGNTQAFLGRHIGLRPGMIVDTEGQPLKEHDGAWNYTIGQRKGLDIKQPAADGKPRYVTDIDAVTGTVTVGSRDDLSVSRIYADRLKYLHPALSGEFSAEVQVRAHGSVVPCQVSVDSHNDTMTITLHKPLSGVARGQAAVIYLPDVGGDIVLGSGTIYDTQKATGTHLTSA from the coding sequence ATGCGAGTTCTTGCAGCGATGAGTGGCGGAGTGGATTCAGCAGTGGCAGCAGCGCGAGCTGTCGCAGCAGGCCATGAGGTAGTAGGCGTACACCTTGCGCTCTCGCAGGATCCGCAAACAGTACGAGAATCTTCTCGTGGTTGTTGTTCACTAGAGGATTCCGCAGATGCCCGCAGGGTATGCGACAAACTGGGGATTCCTTTTTATGTGTGGGATTTTTCGGATCGTTTTAAAGAAGACGTGATTGATGACTTCATCTCCTCCTACGAAGCGGGAGAAACACCAAATCCTTGCCTTAGATGCAATGAAAAGATCAAGTTTGCTGCGTTGCTGGAACGCGGTATCGCTTTGGGATTCGATGCCGTAGTAACTGGCCACTACGCTCAGCTCACCCAGCCCGCAGATGGCGGTGACGGCTATTTGCGCCGTGCTATTGACCCGGAAAAAGATCAGTCGTATGTGCTTGGCGTGCTCAGCGAAAAAGAAATCGCGCATTGTATGTTCCCTGTGGGTGATACCGTTAAACCCAAGATTCGTGAAGAAGCGGCAGCTCAAGGCTTTTCCGTGGCAAAAAAGCCGGATTCCTATGACATTTGCTTCATTCCTGATGGTAATACGCAGGCGTTCCTGGGTCGGCATATTGGTCTTAGGCCGGGCATGATCGTGGATACAGAGGGACAGCCTCTAAAAGAGCACGACGGTGCGTGGAACTACACCATTGGTCAACGCAAAGGGCTTGACATTAAGCAGCCTGCGGCAGATGGAAAACCGCGTTATGTCACAGATATTGATGCTGTGACAGGAACCGTAACCGTGGGATCCCGTGACGATCTTTCTGTGAGCCGGATTTACGCTGACCGCTTGAAGTATCTCCATCCAGCTCTCAGCGGAGAGTTCTCTGCAGAGGTTCAAGTTCGTGCTCACGGCTCCGTGGTGCCCTGTCAGGTGAGCGTCGATTCGCACAACGATACGATGACTATCACCCTGCACAAGCCGTTGTCTGGCGTGGCGCGTGGTCAGGCCGCAGTGATTTACTTGCCGGATGTCGGCGGGGATATCGTGCTTGGGTCTGGAACAATCTACGACACCCAGAAGGCCACCGGTACGCACCTCACTAGCGCTTAG
- a CDS encoding 3'-5' exonuclease, whose protein sequence is MNSLDPNVAVFDPMKVLSFDLETTSANPHEARIVSSALVRIDSNGAHPQELLADPGIEIPEEATKVHGITTEYAREHGRPHEEVLQETVAAIQQAWADGLTLIVYNAAYDLTVLRKLTGDFVVTGPVFDPYVMDKALDRFRRGKRTLTDLCQHYNVRLDNAHEATSDALAAARIAWMQANRNFKEEISQKSLNELMEFQAVEYYEFQTNLKNYFEGKGKDASSINTSWPMQG, encoded by the coding sequence ATGAACTCTCTTGACCCTAATGTTGCTGTCTTTGATCCGATGAAAGTCCTAAGCTTTGACCTCGAGACCACCTCTGCGAATCCCCATGAAGCTCGCATCGTGTCCTCTGCACTCGTCAGGATCGATAGCAATGGTGCCCACCCACAGGAACTTCTGGCAGACCCTGGAATAGAAATTCCCGAGGAAGCCACAAAGGTTCACGGCATCACCACGGAATATGCACGCGAGCACGGGCGTCCACATGAAGAAGTGCTACAGGAAACCGTGGCGGCCATCCAACAAGCGTGGGCTGACGGCCTTACACTCATTGTTTATAACGCTGCCTATGACCTCACGGTGTTAAGAAAGCTCACTGGTGATTTTGTTGTTACCGGCCCAGTGTTTGACCCTTACGTCATGGATAAAGCCCTCGACCGGTTCCGCCGAGGCAAGCGCACGCTTACGGATCTCTGCCAGCACTACAACGTGCGTTTAGACAACGCTCATGAGGCTACCTCCGATGCACTCGCGGCGGCGCGCATAGCGTGGATGCAAGCAAATCGAAACTTTAAAGAGGAGATTTCTCAAAAATCCCTCAATGAGCTCATGGAATTCCAAGCCGTCGAATACTACGAATTTCAGACGAACCTCAAAAACTATTTTGAGGGCAAGGGCAAAGACGCATCCTCTATCAATACGTCCTGGCCAATGCAGGGCTGA